The following coding sequences lie in one bacterium genomic window:
- the clpP gene encoding ATP-dependent Clp endopeptidase proteolytic subunit ClpP, which produces MLIPTVIEKSQFGERAYDIYSRLLRERIIFLGGSIDDHTANIVIAQLLFLESEDPKKDIGIYINSPGGSVTAAMAMYDTMQHIKPDVATICVGIAASAAAVLLSAGSKGKRFILPNAEVMIHQPWGGIEGQATDIAITAKHILKTRENLNKILAKNTGKPLAQVEKDTERDFYMSAEEAKKYGIVDDIYKPKNPR; this is translated from the coding sequence ATGTTAATACCAACCGTTATAGAAAAATCCCAGTTTGGCGAGCGCGCATACGATATCTATTCGCGTCTTTTACGTGAGCGTATCATCTTTTTGGGAGGATCAATTGATGACCATACTGCTAATATTGTTATTGCACAGCTCTTGTTTCTTGAATCAGAGGATCCCAAAAAAGACATCGGCATTTATATCAACTCCCCTGGCGGATCAGTAACTGCCGCGATGGCAATGTATGACACCATGCAGCACATCAAGCCCGATGTCGCAACGATTTGCGTCGGCATTGCAGCTTCTGCGGCGGCGGTACTTCTCTCCGCGGGATCAAAAGGAAAACGATTTATCCTCCCCAATGCAGAAGTGATGATCCATCAGCCATGGGGTGGGATTGAAGGCCAAGCAACAGATATTGCTATTACCGCAAAGCATATTTTGAAAACTCGAGAAAATCTCAATAAAATCCTTGCAAAAAACACCGGCAAACCCCTTGCACAAGTTGAAAAAGACACTGAACGAGATTTTTATATGTCTGCCGAAGAAGCTAAGAAATACGGGATTGTTGATGATATCTATAAACCGAAGAACCCAAGGTAG